One stretch of Pseudomonas fragi DNA includes these proteins:
- the ppk1 gene encoding polyphosphate kinase 1, which produces MNTEGLAEIVATEAQPIAEPVPETPPVSQEPAPAVAEAHAAAHPAIVVPGLDDSSLYIHRELSQLQFNIRVLEQALDESYPLLERLKFLLIFSSNLDEFFEIRVAGLKKQITFAREQAGADGLQPHQALARISELVHGHVDRQYAILNEILLPELEKHQVRFIRRRHWNTKIKAWVRKFFRDEIAPIITPIGLDPTHPFPLLVNKSLNFIVELEGIDAFGRDSGLAIIPAPRLLPRVIKLPEDVGGAGDNYVFLSSMIHAHADDLFQGMKVKGCYQFRLTRNADLAVDTEDVEDLARALRGELFSRRYGDAVRLEVADTCPKHLSDYLLKQFSLHETELYQVNGPVNLTRLFSITSLDSHPELQYTPFTPAIPKLLQNSENIFSVVSKQDILLLHPFESFTPVVDLLRQAAKDPHVLAVRQTLYRSGANSEIVDALVDAARNGKEVTAVIELRARFDEESNLQLASRLQAAGAVVIYGVVGFKTHAKMMLILRREAGEIVRYAHLGTGNYHAGNARLYTDYSLLTSDDALCEDVGKLFSQLIGMGKTLRMKKLLHAPFTLKKGMLDMIARETQFALEGKPAHIIAKFNSLTDPKIIRALYKASQSGVRIDLVVRGMCCLRPGIPGVSHNIHVRSIIGRFLEHTRVFYFLNGGEEQMFLSSADWMERNLDKRVETCFPVEGKKLILRVKKELECYLTDNTHSWSLQSDGRYIRNTPTGNQNPRSAQATLLERLSLPVLTVSTGPSV; this is translated from the coding sequence ATGAATACCGAAGGACTTGCAGAAATCGTTGCCACTGAAGCTCAGCCGATTGCCGAGCCAGTTCCAGAAACCCCGCCTGTATCGCAAGAGCCCGCGCCCGCCGTGGCCGAGGCGCACGCGGCGGCGCATCCGGCGATTGTTGTGCCTGGCCTTGATGACAGCAGCTTGTATATTCATCGCGAGCTGTCGCAGTTGCAGTTCAATATTCGCGTGCTGGAGCAGGCGCTGGACGAGTCCTACCCGCTGCTTGAACGCTTGAAATTTTTGCTGATCTTTTCCAGCAACCTGGATGAGTTTTTCGAAATTCGTGTCGCGGGCCTGAAGAAGCAAATCACCTTCGCCCGTGAACAGGCCGGTGCCGATGGCTTGCAGCCGCACCAGGCGCTGGCCCGCATCAGTGAGCTGGTGCACGGCCATGTCGATCGCCAGTACGCGATCCTCAACGAGATCCTGCTGCCCGAGCTTGAAAAGCATCAGGTGCGCTTTATCCGCCGCCGGCACTGGAACACCAAGATCAAGGCGTGGGTGCGCAAGTTCTTCCGCGACGAAATCGCGCCGATCATCACCCCGATTGGCCTGGACCCGACGCACCCGTTCCCGTTGCTGGTGAACAAGAGCCTGAACTTTATCGTCGAGCTGGAAGGCATCGATGCCTTTGGCCGCGATTCGGGCCTGGCGATCATCCCGGCACCGCGCCTGTTACCGCGTGTGATCAAGCTGCCTGAAGACGTGGGCGGAGCAGGGGACAACTATGTGTTCCTGTCGTCGATGATTCACGCCCACGCCGATGACCTGTTTCAAGGCATGAAGGTGAAGGGCTGCTATCAGTTCCGCCTGACCCGTAACGCCGATCTGGCGGTCGATACCGAAGATGTAGAAGACCTGGCCCGTGCCCTGCGTGGCGAGTTGTTCTCGCGTCGTTACGGCGATGCCGTGCGCCTGGAAGTGGCCGACACCTGCCCTAAACACCTGTCCGACTACCTGCTCAAGCAGTTCAGCCTGCATGAGACCGAGCTGTACCAGGTCAATGGCCCGGTCAACCTGACGCGTCTGTTCAGCATCACTAGCCTCGACAGTCACCCGGAGCTGCAATACACGCCGTTCACCCCGGCGATCCCCAAGCTGTTGCAGAACAGCGAGAACATTTTTAGCGTGGTCAGCAAGCAGGACATCTTGCTGCTGCACCCGTTCGAGTCGTTTACCCCGGTGGTTGACCTGCTGCGCCAGGCGGCCAAGGATCCGCATGTACTGGCCGTGCGCCAGACCCTGTACCGCAGCGGTGCCAACTCCGAGATCGTTGATGCGCTGGTGGATGCCGCGCGCAATGGTAAGGAAGTGACTGCAGTGATCGAGCTGCGTGCGCGTTTTGACGAAGAGTCCAACCTGCAGCTGGCCAGCCGCCTGCAAGCGGCCGGTGCGGTGGTGATCTATGGTGTGGTCGGCTTCAAGACCCACGCTAAGATGATGCTGATTCTGCGCCGTGAGGCGGGCGAGATCGTGCGTTACGCCCACCTGGGCACCGGTAACTACCACGCCGGCAACGCCCGCCTGTACACCGACTACAGCCTGCTGACTTCTGATGATGCGCTGTGCGAAGACGTGGGCAAGCTGTTCAGCCAGTTGATCGGCATGGGTAAAACCCTGCGCATGAAAAAACTGCTGCATGCACCGTTCACGTTGAAGAAGGGCATGCTCGACATGATTGCCCGCGAGACCCAGTTTGCGCTTGAGGGCAAGCCGGCGCATATCATTGCCAAGTTCAACTCGCTGACCGACCCGAAAATCATTCGCGCGCTGTACAAGGCCAGCCAGTCCGGCGTGCGTATCGATCTGGTGGTGCGCGGAATGTGCTGCCTGCGTCCGGGTATTCCGGGGGTTTCGCACAATATTCATGTGCGCTCGATCATTGGCCGCTTCCTGGAGCACACGCGGGTCTTCTACTTCCTCAATGGCGGCGAAGAGCAGATGTTCCTGTCCAGTGCTGACTGGATGGAGCGCAACCTCGATAAGCGCGTTGAAACGTGCTTCCCGGTCGAGGGCAAAAAGCTGATTTTGCGGGTCAAGAAAGAGCTGGAGTGCTACCTGACCGACAACACCCACAGCTGGAGCCTGCAGTCGGACGGTCGTTACATTCGTAACACGCCAACCGGCAACCAGAACCCGCGCAGCGCCCAGGCAACCTTGCTGGAGCGTCTGAGCCTGCCTGTCCTGACGGTGAGCACCGGGCCTTCGGTATAA
- a CDS encoding LysE family transporter has protein sequence MSLETWLAFFAACWVISLSPGAGAIASMSCGLQYGFWRGYWNALGLQLGLALQIAIVAAGVGAILAASSTAFYAIKWFGVAYLIYLAVKQWRALPADLSDDAAVRPIGKPLALVFRGFLVNVSNPKALVFMLAVLPQFVNPAAPLVSQYLTLGVTMICVDLIVMAGYTGLASKVLRLLRTPKQQRRMNRTFAGLFVGAAGFLATLHRATT, from the coding sequence ATGTCGTTGGAAACGTGGTTGGCCTTTTTTGCTGCCTGTTGGGTGATCAGCCTGTCCCCCGGCGCCGGCGCGATTGCCTCGATGTCGTGCGGTCTGCAGTACGGTTTCTGGCGTGGTTACTGGAACGCCCTGGGCCTGCAACTGGGCCTTGCGTTGCAAATCGCCATTGTCGCTGCCGGTGTTGGCGCCATCCTCGCCGCATCGTCCACCGCTTTCTACGCGATCAAATGGTTTGGCGTCGCCTACCTCATCTACCTTGCGGTCAAGCAGTGGCGCGCGCTGCCAGCAGACCTGAGCGATGACGCGGCCGTACGCCCCATCGGCAAGCCGCTGGCCCTGGTGTTCCGTGGCTTTCTGGTCAATGTCAGCAACCCCAAGGCGCTGGTGTTCATGCTCGCGGTACTGCCGCAATTCGTAAACCCGGCCGCGCCGCTGGTGTCCCAATACCTGACGCTGGGCGTGACCATGATCTGCGTCGACCTGATCGTCATGGCCGGTTATACCGGGCTGGCGTCCAAGGTCCTGCGCCTGCTGCGTACCCCCAAACAACAGCGGCGCATGAACCGCACCTTTGCTGGCCTGTTTGTCGGTGCAGCGGGTTTTCTGGCGACGTTGCATCGCGCCACCACCTAA
- a CDS encoding DedA family protein has product MLQQFLQEFGYFALFLGTFFEGETILVLAGFLAFRGYMDLKLVMIVAFLGSYAGDQLWYFLGRKHGRKLLARKPRWQLMGDKALEHIRRHPDIWVLSFRFVYGLRTVMPVAIGLSGYPPGRYLLLNGIGAAIWAIALATAAYHFGAVLEGLLGNVKKYELWVLGALLLIGLCLWARRRFKNARLARQTALEEKNKRSIEVSNPPAE; this is encoded by the coding sequence ATGCTCCAACAATTTCTTCAAGAATTTGGCTACTTCGCCCTGTTTCTAGGGACGTTCTTTGAAGGTGAGACCATTCTGGTTCTCGCAGGCTTCTTGGCGTTCCGCGGATACATGGACCTCAAACTGGTCATGATCGTGGCGTTCCTCGGCAGTTATGCCGGTGACCAGCTGTGGTATTTCCTGGGGCGCAAGCACGGCCGCAAACTGTTGGCGCGCAAACCGCGCTGGCAACTTATGGGCGACAAGGCACTGGAGCACATTCGCAGGCACCCGGATATCTGGGTCCTGAGCTTCCGCTTCGTCTACGGCCTGCGCACCGTCATGCCTGTGGCCATCGGCCTGTCGGGTTACCCGCCGGGTCGCTACTTGCTGCTCAACGGTATTGGTGCTGCGATCTGGGCCATTGCCCTGGCCACCGCCGCCTACCACTTTGGCGCCGTGCTCGAAGGCCTGCTGGGCAACGTCAAGAAGTATGAGCTGTGGGTACTCGGTGCCTTGCTGTTGATCGGCCTGTGCCTGTGGGCCAGACGCCGCTTCAAAAATGCGCGCCTGGCCAGACAGACCGCACTTGAAGAAAAGAACAAGCGCAGCATCGAGGTCAGCAACCCGCCAGCCGAGTGA
- a CDS encoding YaiI/YqxD family protein has protein sequence MRVWIDADACPKAAKDQVIKFALKRQFEVVLVAGQSQIKPTYALVKLIVVPSGPDAADDYLVEHAVPGELVICSDVPLADRLVKKGVAALDPRGKEFDPQNMGERLAVRNLFTDLREQGQVSGGQGAYGERDKQAFANALDRILTRLARG, from the coding sequence ATGCGTGTCTGGATCGACGCAGATGCATGCCCCAAGGCGGCGAAGGATCAGGTTATCAAGTTCGCCCTCAAGCGCCAGTTTGAAGTGGTGCTGGTGGCAGGGCAGAGCCAGATCAAGCCAACCTATGCGCTGGTCAAACTGATTGTGGTGCCCAGCGGCCCGGATGCGGCGGATGATTATCTGGTGGAACACGCCGTGCCCGGCGAGCTGGTGATTTGCAGCGATGTGCCGCTGGCCGACCGCTTGGTCAAGAAGGGCGTCGCGGCGCTGGATCCGCGGGGCAAGGAGTTTGACCCGCAGAACATGGGTGAGCGCCTGGCGGTGCGCAATCTGTTTACCGATCTGCGCGAACAGGGCCAGGTCAGCGGCGGGCAGGGTGCCTATGGCGAACGCGACAAGCAGGCGTTCGCCAATGCCCTGGACCGGATTCTGACCCGACTGGCGCGGGGCTGA
- a CDS encoding TIGR02444 family protein, with protein sequence MQTDLWNYCLNLYARPGVEQACLDLQSRGMDVCLLLCAAWLETRGVACDESRLGQLSACAGPWQREVVQPLRQLRTQWREAAAHDDVLAALRVQVKALELEAERTLLRRLESVTQSWEQSQGACDWLQRMASDAGHPDCDALQTLRVAINGA encoded by the coding sequence ATGCAGACTGACCTGTGGAATTACTGTTTGAACCTCTACGCCCGGCCCGGGGTGGAGCAGGCCTGCCTTGACCTGCAGAGCCGGGGCATGGATGTGTGCCTGCTGTTGTGCGCCGCCTGGCTTGAAACGCGTGGCGTGGCCTGCGATGAATCGCGCCTGGGGCAGTTAAGCGCCTGTGCCGGGCCCTGGCAGCGCGAGGTGGTGCAGCCCTTGCGACAGCTGCGCACCCAATGGCGAGAAGCGGCCGCCCACGACGATGTACTGGCAGCGCTGCGCGTGCAGGTCAAGGCATTGGAGCTGGAGGCTGAACGGACATTGTTGCGACGCCTGGAGTCAGTGACTCAAAGCTGGGAGCAATCGCAAGGCGCTTGCGATTGGCTGCAGAGGATGGCCAGCGATGCCGGTCACCCTGATTGCGACGCGCTGCAGACGCTGCGCGTCGCAATCAATGGCGCTTAG
- a CDS encoding cytochrome c/FTR1 family iron permease has product MTSRSRFLAWLLLPVLALCSLVASANTPEGASQALHLIDYIGADYPPTVENGKVIDETEYREQLEFLAVLKGLIADLPQRPERDELVQGVNALQTAIEQREDGTAVAREARQLGAKLAVAYEVSQAPAITPDPTRGAPLYAQHCSVCHGETGAGDGPASVGMTPPPANLRDAQRLDRLSLYAIYNTLGLGVEGTDMPSFADQLDERQRWDLATYIAGLSANPQAAKADKTYNLADLARQTPNEVLAAEGPEATATFRAQRAQPPQVKRGPAQLLDYTSATLDKSLAAYRAGDREQAYDLSVAAYLEGFELVESSLDNVDANVRKSTEKALMAYRQSLQDGLPIEQVEQRLEAAKALLKESAGLLGSDGLSWTLSYVSGLLILLREGLEAILVLAAILAFLRNTGQQSAVRSVNIGWGLALVAGLATWALAAYVIDVSGAQRELLEGCTALFASVMVLWLGVWMHDRRHAAAWQDYIKSSLVSGGGRFGFAILAFFSVYRELFEVILFYETLWLQAGPAGHNAVLAGGATALVLLMGLAWIILRGSAKLPLALFFSINAALLCALSVVFAGHGVKALQEAGIFGTRPVAFFDFDWLGIHADAYSLTAQAVAIMAIIVLYSRSKLAEKRRVQAS; this is encoded by the coding sequence ATGACCTCCCGCTCGCGTTTTTTGGCATGGCTACTGCTGCCCGTGCTCGCGTTGTGCAGCCTTGTTGCTTCTGCCAACACCCCGGAAGGCGCCTCACAAGCGCTGCACCTGATTGACTACATTGGCGCGGACTATCCGCCCACGGTTGAAAACGGCAAGGTCATCGACGAGACCGAATACCGCGAGCAACTCGAATTTCTGGCGGTGCTCAAGGGCCTGATCGCGGACTTGCCGCAACGCCCTGAGCGTGACGAGCTGGTGCAGGGCGTAAATGCCCTGCAAACCGCCATCGAACAGCGCGAAGACGGCACCGCCGTTGCGCGTGAAGCGCGCCAGCTGGGGGCCAAACTGGCCGTGGCCTACGAGGTCAGCCAAGCGCCTGCCATTACCCCCGATCCCACCCGCGGTGCACCCCTGTACGCCCAGCATTGCTCGGTGTGCCACGGTGAAACCGGCGCCGGTGATGGCCCGGCAAGCGTGGGCATGACGCCACCGCCAGCCAACCTGCGCGATGCCCAGCGCCTGGACCGCCTGAGCCTCTACGCGATCTACAACACCCTTGGCCTGGGCGTTGAAGGCACTGATATGCCGTCGTTTGCCGACCAGCTGGACGAACGCCAGCGTTGGGACCTGGCCACCTATATCGCCGGGCTGAGTGCCAATCCACAGGCCGCCAAGGCAGACAAAACCTACAATCTGGCGGACCTTGCCCGTCAAACCCCCAATGAAGTGCTGGCGGCTGAAGGCCCCGAGGCGACGGCCACGTTCCGTGCCCAGCGGGCACAACCGCCGCAAGTCAAACGCGGCCCGGCGCAGTTGCTCGACTACACCAGCGCCACCCTGGACAAAAGCCTCGCGGCGTACCGCGCCGGCGACCGTGAACAAGCCTACGACCTGTCGGTAGCAGCGTATCTGGAAGGTTTTGAACTGGTCGAAAGCTCGCTGGATAACGTCGACGCCAACGTGCGCAAAAGCACCGAAAAAGCCCTGATGGCCTATCGGCAATCGTTGCAGGACGGCTTGCCGATCGAGCAGGTCGAGCAGCGCCTGGAGGCTGCCAAAGCCTTGTTGAAAGAGTCGGCCGGGCTGCTGGGCAGCGATGGCCTGAGCTGGACCTTGAGTTACGTCTCGGGCCTGCTGATTTTGTTGCGTGAAGGTCTGGAAGCGATTCTGGTGCTGGCTGCGATCCTGGCTTTCTTGCGCAATACCGGCCAGCAATCGGCGGTGCGCAGCGTCAATATTGGCTGGGGCCTGGCATTGGTGGCGGGGCTCGCGACCTGGGCGCTGGCGGCCTATGTGATTGACGTCAGCGGTGCCCAGCGCGAGCTACTGGAAGGCTGCACGGCCTTGTTTGCCAGCGTCATGGTGCTGTGGCTGGGTGTGTGGATGCACGACCGGCGCCACGCGGCGGCCTGGCAGGACTACATCAAAAGCAGCTTGGTCAGCGGAGGCGGGCGTTTTGGTTTTGCGATCCTGGCGTTCTTCTCGGTGTACCGCGAACTGTTCGAAGTGATCCTGTTCTACGAAACCCTGTGGCTGCAAGCCGGCCCGGCCGGGCACAACGCAGTACTGGCGGGTGGTGCCACGGCGCTGGTGCTGCTGATGGGGCTGGCATGGATCATCCTGCGGGGCTCGGCCAAGTTGCCTTTGGCGCTGTTTTTCAGCATCAATGCCGCGCTGCTGTGCGCCTTGTCGGTGGTTTTCGCCGGGCATGGTGTGAAAGCGCTGCAAGAGGCGGGTATCTTCGGCACAAGGCCTGTGGCGTTCTTTGACTTCGACTGGCTGGGCATTCACGCCGATGCGTACTCGCTGACAGCGCAGGCTGTAGCGATTATGGCGATCATCGTGTTGTACAGCCGTAGCAAGCTGGCGGAAAAACGTCGGGTGCAGGCTTCGTAA
- a CDS encoding ATP-binding cassette domain-containing protein, whose translation MIRLQNLTLQRGPQRLLEDAELTLHAGHKAGLVGANGAGKSTLFALLLGELTPDSGDCLLPADWRIAHMRQEIDTLDRIAIDYVLDGDQRLRQVQADLARAEADEDGAAQARLHSELDSADGYTADARARKMLAGLGFTNEQMDRPVADFSGGWRMRLNLAQALMCPSDLLLLDEPTNHLDLDAILWLEDFLKNYPGTLLLISHDRDFLDAVVDNIAHVDQRKITLYRGGYSAFERARAERLAQQQQAYEKQQAQRAHMESYIARFKAQATKARQAQSRIKALERMEELSAAHVDSPFDFVFREAVKLSSPLLDLSDARLGYGDKTILEKVKLQLVPGARIGLLGPNGAGKSTLIKNLAGELEPLSGRLARGENLVVGYFAQHQLDSLDSKASPLLHMQRLAPTEREQTLRDFLGGFDFRGARIDEPVLNFSGGEKARLALALIAWGRPNLLLLDEPTNHLDLEMRLALTMALQEFSGAVLVVSHDRHLLKSTTDEFMLVADGKVQEFDGDLEDYARWLADYRLRNAPVSNTPVNPDKTDKKAQRQAAAALRQQLAPHKREADKLESELGKINEKLAKIETSLGDSAVYEAARKDELRDLLAEQAKLKVLESQLEERWMESLELLESMQAELEALS comes from the coding sequence ATGATCCGACTTCAGAACCTGACTTTACAGCGTGGCCCGCAACGTCTGCTAGAAGACGCCGAGCTGACCCTGCACGCCGGCCACAAAGCCGGTCTGGTCGGCGCCAATGGCGCCGGTAAATCCACTTTGTTCGCCTTGCTGCTGGGTGAGTTGACGCCTGATTCCGGGGATTGTCTGCTCCCGGCCGACTGGCGGATCGCTCATATGCGCCAGGAAATCGACACCCTCGACCGCATTGCCATCGACTATGTGCTCGATGGCGACCAGCGCCTGCGCCAGGTGCAGGCCGATCTGGCCAGGGCCGAAGCCGACGAGGACGGTGCCGCACAGGCGCGCCTGCATTCCGAGCTGGACAGCGCCGACGGCTACACCGCCGATGCACGGGCACGCAAAATGCTCGCCGGGCTGGGCTTTACCAATGAGCAAATGGATCGCCCGGTTGCCGACTTCTCCGGTGGCTGGCGGATGCGCCTTAACCTCGCTCAGGCCCTGATGTGCCCGTCGGATCTGTTGTTGCTCGATGAGCCGACCAACCACCTGGACCTCGACGCCATCCTGTGGCTGGAAGACTTCCTCAAGAACTACCCCGGCACCCTGCTGTTGATCTCCCACGACCGGGACTTTCTCGATGCCGTGGTCGACAACATCGCCCACGTCGACCAGCGCAAGATCACCCTCTACCGGGGTGGTTACAGCGCATTCGAACGTGCCCGTGCCGAACGCCTGGCCCAGCAACAGCAGGCCTACGAGAAGCAGCAGGCGCAACGTGCGCACATGGAAAGTTACATCGCCCGCTTCAAGGCTCAGGCCACCAAGGCCCGTCAGGCGCAAAGCCGGATCAAGGCCCTTGAGCGCATGGAAGAACTGAGTGCGGCCCATGTGGACTCGCCGTTCGACTTTGTGTTCCGCGAGGCGGTCAAACTCTCCAGCCCGTTGCTGGACTTGTCCGATGCCCGTCTGGGCTATGGCGACAAAACCATCCTGGAGAAGGTCAAGCTGCAGCTGGTTCCGGGCGCCCGTATCGGCTTGCTCGGGCCAAACGGCGCGGGTAAATCGACCCTGATCAAAAACCTCGCAGGCGAGCTGGAGCCGCTGTCGGGCCGCCTGGCCCGTGGCGAGAACCTGGTGGTGGGCTACTTTGCCCAGCACCAGCTTGACTCACTGGACTCCAAGGCCAGCCCGTTGCTGCATATGCAGCGCCTGGCGCCGACCGAGCGTGAACAGACCCTGCGCGACTTCCTCGGTGGTTTCGACTTCCGTGGTGCGCGTATTGACGAGCCGGTACTTAATTTCTCCGGCGGCGAAAAAGCTCGCCTGGCATTGGCGTTGATCGCCTGGGGCCGGCCGAACCTGCTGCTGCTCGACGAACCCACCAACCACCTTGACCTCGAAATGCGTCTGGCGCTGACCATGGCCTTGCAAGAGTTCAGCGGTGCGGTGCTGGTGGTATCTCACGATCGGCATTTGCTCAAAAGCACCACGGATGAGTTCATGCTGGTCGCTGACGGCAAGGTGCAGGAATTCGACGGCGACCTCGAAGACTACGCGCGCTGGCTGGCCGACTACCGCTTGCGCAACGCGCCGGTGAGCAACACGCCGGTCAACCCTGACAAGACCGATAAAAAGGCTCAGCGTCAGGCCGCGGCGGCGTTGCGTCAGCAACTGGCACCGCACAAGCGCGAAGCCGACAAGCTTGAGAGCGAACTGGGCAAGATCAACGAAAAGCTGGCGAAAATCGAAACCAGTCTGGGCGACAGCGCTGTTTACGAGGCGGCGCGCAAAGATGAGTTGCGTGATCTGCTGGCGGAACAGGCCAAGCTCAAAGTGCTCGAAAGCCAGCTGGAAGAGCGCTGGATGGAATCGCTGGAATTGCTTGAGTCCATGCAAGCAGAACTGGAAGCCCTGTCCTGA
- the elbB gene encoding isoprenoid biosynthesis glyoxalase ElbB, giving the protein MTTKNVAVILSGCGVYDGAEIHESVITLLRLDQRGAKVQCFAPDIAQLHVINHLTGEPMPETRNVLVESARIARGEIKDIREARVEDFDALIIPGGFGAAKNLSSFATEGAACSVQADVLNLAEAFAEAGKPIGLMCISPAIAAKIYGPGVICTIGTDADTAAAVSKMGGTHQECEVSEIVEDKARKLVSTPAYMLAQSISEAASGINKMVDRVLELTQKS; this is encoded by the coding sequence ATGACCACAAAAAATGTTGCCGTGATTCTTTCCGGTTGCGGTGTCTATGACGGCGCCGAGATCCACGAAAGCGTGATCACCCTGCTACGCCTGGACCAGCGCGGCGCCAAAGTGCAGTGCTTTGCCCCCGACATTGCGCAACTGCACGTCATCAACCACCTGACCGGCGAGCCAATGCCCGAGACCCGCAACGTGCTGGTGGAATCAGCGCGTATTGCCCGGGGCGAGATCAAGGACATTCGTGAAGCCAGGGTCGAGGATTTTGACGCCCTGATCATTCCGGGCGGGTTTGGCGCCGCCAAAAACCTTTCCAGCTTTGCCACCGAAGGCGCTGCGTGCTCGGTCCAGGCGGATGTGCTGAACCTGGCCGAGGCCTTTGCCGAAGCGGGCAAGCCCATAGGCCTGATGTGCATCTCACCCGCCATCGCCGCCAAGATTTATGGCCCTGGCGTCATTTGCACCATCGGCACCGACGCAGACACCGCCGCGGCGGTCAGCAAAATGGGCGGCACCCACCAGGAGTGCGAAGTATCGGAAATTGTCGAAGACAAGGCCCGCAAACTGGTCAGCACCCCGGCCTACATGCTCGCCCAATCCATCAGCGAAGCGGCGTCGGGGATCAACAAGATGGTGGACCGGGTACTGGAGCTGACTCAAAAAAGTTGA
- a CDS encoding sterol desaturase family protein, translating into MKLILYAVPFFFVLIAVELLVDRWRGMRTYRLADTISSLSAGVLSTTTGLLTKGVGLITYALALKYLALLQLPDNSLWVWLFAFVFYDFCYYWHHRLGHERNVLWAAHSVHHQSEDYNLSTALRQTSTGFVFCWVFYLPMAVLGVPLLVFVTVATVNLLYQFWVHTRHVPKLGWFEWCFVTPSNHRAHHAQNALYMDRNYGGVFIIWDRLFGTFQEEDDAEPVIFGVTTPLHSWNPLWANWQFYGQLLADAQRTERWRDKLRIWFMPTGWRPADVAAKYPMSKPDLSRFEKFEVPLPFRQQVYLASQFAVYVALGSYLLNLGESLSPQALMLGWGYMALGLFVLGAGLENRPWALKLEWLRLALNVPLVWLAPVAGLWPASALGWVGLFSYTVLSVMGLYLSRDRITRLAGC; encoded by the coding sequence ATGAAGCTGATTCTGTATGCAGTGCCGTTTTTCTTTGTGCTGATTGCTGTCGAGCTGCTGGTCGACCGCTGGCGCGGGATGCGCACCTATCGCCTGGCTGACACCATCAGCAGCCTGAGCGCCGGTGTGCTGTCGACCACCACCGGCTTGCTGACCAAAGGCGTGGGGCTGATCACCTACGCGCTGGCGCTGAAATACTTGGCGCTGTTGCAACTGCCCGATAACAGCCTGTGGGTGTGGCTGTTTGCGTTTGTCTTCTATGACTTTTGCTACTACTGGCACCATCGCCTGGGGCATGAGCGCAACGTGCTGTGGGCCGCGCATTCGGTGCATCACCAGAGCGAGGACTACAACCTGTCCACCGCCCTGCGCCAGACCAGCACCGGGTTTGTGTTCTGCTGGGTCTTTTACCTGCCGATGGCAGTGCTGGGGGTGCCACTGCTGGTATTTGTCACGGTGGCCACCGTCAACCTGCTCTATCAGTTCTGGGTCCATACCCGCCATGTACCCAAGCTGGGCTGGTTCGAGTGGTGCTTTGTGACACCTTCCAATCATCGCGCTCACCATGCACAGAATGCTCTGTATATGGATCGCAATTACGGTGGAGTGTTCATTATCTGGGACCGTTTGTTTGGCACCTTTCAGGAAGAAGACGATGCCGAGCCGGTGATTTTCGGAGTGACCACACCGCTGCACAGCTGGAACCCGCTGTGGGCCAACTGGCAGTTCTATGGGCAGTTGCTGGCCGATGCACAGCGCACCGAACGCTGGCGCGACAAACTGCGAATCTGGTTTATGCCCACAGGCTGGCGCCCGGCGGATGTGGCAGCGAAGTACCCGATGAGCAAGCCGGATTTGAGCCGGTTCGAGAAATTCGAAGTACCTTTGCCGTTTCGCCAGCAGGTGTATCTCGCGTCGCAATTTGCAGTCTATGTGGCGCTGGGCAGTTATTTGCTGAATCTGGGCGAAAGCCTGTCGCCCCAGGCGCTGATGCTGGGCTGGGGGTATATGGCGTTGGGGTTGTTTGTGCTGGGGGCGGGCCTGGAGAACCGGCCCTGGGCGTTGAAACTCGAGTGGCTGCGCCTGGCGCTCAACGTGCCACTGGTTTGGCTGGCCCCTGTGGCGGGGCTGTGGCCGGCCAGCGCATTGGGCTGGGTCGGCCTGTTCAGCTACACGGTGTTGAGCGTGATGGGCCTGTACTTGAGCAGAGACCGCATCACTCGGCTGGCGGGTTGCTGA
- a CDS encoding mechanosensitive ion channel family protein, translating to MEALHLPVPAELIAPLWIGVQILLILLAGYFSQRVVARFLTRLSERYPFPPQLMMPLRGGLRWFIMGSAVIVVLERLGVSATVLWTALSGFVAVAAIAFFAMWSVLSNLLCAVLIFTVGPFRIGDVVELLDTLDKPGVKGRVVAINLLYTTLIEPAESGSGSSMVQVPNSLFFQRSVRRWRESDL from the coding sequence ATGGAAGCCCTGCACTTGCCTGTGCCCGCAGAACTGATCGCCCCCCTGTGGATTGGTGTGCAGATTCTGCTGATCCTGCTGGCGGGTTACTTTTCCCAGCGTGTGGTGGCGCGTTTTCTGACGCGCCTCAGCGAGCGTTACCCGTTTCCGCCGCAACTGATGATGCCGCTGCGCGGGGGCTTGCGCTGGTTCATCATGGGCAGCGCAGTGATCGTGGTGCTGGAGCGCCTGGGTGTTTCGGCCACGGTGTTGTGGACGGCGCTGTCGGGCTTTGTGGCGGTGGCGGCGATTGCCTTCTTCGCCATGTGGAGCGTGCTTTCCAACCTGCTCTGCGCGGTGCTGATCTTCACCGTGGGGCCGTTTCGCATCGGCGATGTGGTGGAGCTGCTCGACACGCTGGACAAGCCCGGGGTCAAAGGCCGCGTCGTGGCCATCAACCTGCTGTACACCACCCTGATCGAGCCTGCGGAATCGGGCAGTGGCAGCAGCATGGTACAAGTGCCCAACAGCCTGTTCTTCCAGCGCTCGGTGCGCCGCTGGCGCGAAAGCGACCTGTAA